The sequence TTGCAGACGCGGATCTGCTGGATCTGGTGGACATGGAAATTCGCGATCTGTTGACCAAGTATGGATTTCCCGGCGACAAGACACCGATCGTCCGCGGCAGCGCGACTGCTGCTCTCGCAGGCAAGCCGGAAGGAGAAAAGGCGATCCAGGAGCTGATGGATGCGATTGACAGTTTTATTCCGTTGCCGCCGCGCGAGGTGGATAAGCCGTTTTTGATGTGCATTGAAGACGTGTTCAATATTGAAGGGCGCGGCACGGTTGTCACCGGCCGCGTGGAGCGGGGCGAGTTGGCGAAGATGTCAGAAGTCGAAATCGTGGGACTGAAGGATACCCGCAAGACGGTCGCGACGGACATCGAGATGTTTCGCAAGTTACTCGACAAGGCCAGTGCGGGTGACAACGTCGGCGTGCTTCTGCGCGGGATCAAGAAGGAAGAGGTCGAAAGGGGAATGGTGCTCGCCAAGCCAGGCACAATCACACCGCACACGAAATACAAGGCGGAGGTTTATGTGTTGTCGAAGGAGGAAGGCGGCCGACATACCCCCTTCTTCAGCAATTACCGTCCGCAGTTTTATTTTCGGACAACGGACGTAACAGGCACCGTCAAGCTGGCGCAGGGCGTCGAGAT is a genomic window of Candidatus Angelobacter sp. containing:
- the tuf gene encoding elongation factor Tu, whose amino-acid sequence is MAKEAFQRTKPHVNVGTIGHVDHGKSTLTAAIVQVQSRKSLAKAISYAEITKGGTVRDATKTVTIAVSHVEYETATRHYAHVDCPGHADYVKNMITGAAQMDGAILVVSAADGPMPQTREHILLARQVGVPAIVVFLNKVDLADADLLDLVDMEIRDLLTKYGFPGDKTPIVRGSATAALAGKPEGEKAIQELMDAIDSFIPLPPREVDKPFLMCIEDVFNIEGRGTVVTGRVERGELAKMSEVEIVGLKDTRKTVATDIEMFRKLLDKASAGDNVGVLLRGIKKEEVERGMVLAKPGTITPHTKYKAEVYVLSKEEGGRHTPFFSNYRPQFYFRTTDVTGTVKLAQGVEMVMPGDNVSVDIELIAPVAMEKGQRFAIREGGRTIGAGRVSEVVA